TCGGTAGAATCGAACAGATACTTGGCAAGAACTTTTGCGAGCTGTGTTTTACCAACACCGGTTGGACCTAAGAATACAAACGTTCCTATTGGCTTGTTTGGATCTTTAAGGCCAGCGCGGTTACGTTGTATTGACTTAACAATCTTAGCTATAGCTTCATCTTGACCAATAACGCTACCTTTTAGTTCATCTGCCATCTTGAGCAATCGAGAACCTTCACCTTGGGCTATGCGCTGAACAGGAACACCTGTCATAAGAGCCACAACCTCAGCAACCTTTTCTTCATCAACAACTTGTTTGTTGTTTGAAAGATCTCGTTCCCATTGTTGTTGCTCCATTTCGAGCATTTCCATTAGTTTTTTCTCCTTATCTCGGAAATTTGCTGCTATTTCGAACTGTAGGTTTTTTACAGCGGCAAGTTTCTCTGCTCTAGCATCTTCAATTTGCTTTTCGACAAGAGAGATCTGTTCTGGAACCTTAATGTTGGAGATATGCACCCTTGAACCAGCTTCGTCTAATGCATCAATAGCTTTATCGGGGAGGCATCTATCTGTTACGTATCTCATTGTGAGTTTTACGCAAGCATCGATAGCTTCGGGTGTATATATAACATTATGATAGTCCTCGTACTTGCCTTTTATCTTATTTAGTATTTCGACAGTTTCCTCTGGTGTAGTTGGTTCAACCATAACTTTTTGGAAACGACGTTCGAGAGCCCCATCTTTTTCAATATACTCACGGTACTCATCGAGCGTAGTTGCACCAATGCACTGTATTTCACCACGAGCAAGGGCAGGTTTAAGCATATTTGCTGCATCTAACGAGCCTGTTGCACCTCCAGCACCTACGATCGTATGAATTTCATCAATAAACAAAATGATGTTAGTAACCTGAGACAGCTCATTAAGAATTGCTTTCATGCGCTCCTCAAATTGCCCTCTATACTTTGTTCCTGCCACAATAGAGGCCAGATCAAGCGTAATTACTCGTTTACCAAAGAGTACGCGCGAAACCTGACGCTTTACAATTCGAAGGGCTAGTCCTTCGGCAATGGCCGATTTGCCAACTCCTGGCTCGCCAATAAGTATTGGGTTATTCTTTTTACGTCGACTTAGAATTTGTGCGATACGCTCAATCTCTTTTTCACGACCGACTATTGGATCTAGCTTATTTTCTTCAGCAGCACGAGTTAGATCAATTCCAAAGTTATCCAAAACGGGAGTATTGGAATTCGATTTTTGCCCTGGCGTTGATTTCGAAGAGAAGATGTCTTTCTCGTCGTCGTCATCATTAAAGTCGCTTTGAGCCTTTATTGTTTTAGACTCCAGGTGATGCTTTACCTTAACATAATCAACGTTCTGATCGAAGAGCGAAATGCTTCCGTAATTAGAACCATCGCGCATAAGGGCTAGTAGTAGATGTCCTGTTCCTATAACATCATTTTTCAATGCTTTAGCTTCCAAATGAACTAGCTTTAAAACACGTTCAGCCGATTTTAGCAGGTTTACGTTTTCTATATCGGTTATAGGTAAAGTCGCATCCTTACGGACCTTAGTTTCTATCGAGTTTTTGAGTGTGTCCACATCAACCTCCAAATCTTTGAGAATTTCCATTGCCACCCCTGTTCCTTCTCTAATTATTCCCAACAACAAGTGTTCTGCTCCAATCGATTGATTACCAAGTCGTATGGCTTCCTCTTTGCTGTAAGAAATTACGTTTTTAATTTTATCGCTGAATTTTGAATCCATACCTCCTAAAATTTTGATACTAAATTATCCATCAGTTTCTTAATTACAAGTGTGCTGATGATAAACTTATTTGTAAGATAAGTCTTTTTTTGTAATTTTATACATAACGAATAAATTTAATAATTGTTTAAAATCATTTGCCAAACGCAATGATTTTAACGGCTAATTGAGTAACTTAGCGCTCTAAATTTGCCAATATTAGAGAGATAATATAATATGAGTCAAGGAGAAAAGATCATTAAAATCAACATTGAAGAGGAGATGAAAACCGCTTACATCGACTATTCAATGTCGGTTATTGTGGCTCGTGCACTCCCAGATGTTCGAGATGGACTAAAGCCTGTACATAGACGTGTGCTTTTCGGGATGAATGAATTAGGAGTTTACTCTAATCGCCCGTATAAGAAATCCGCAAGAATTGTAGGTGAAGTCCTTGGTAAATTTCACCCTCACGGAGACACCTCTGTGTATGATGCAATGGTTCGTATGGCTCAGGAATGGTCTATGCGATACCCTCTTGTAGAAGGACAGGGTAACTTTGGTTCGGTTGATGGCGATAGCCCTGCTGCAATGCGTTATACAGAAGCACGTCTTAAAAAATTGGCAGAGGAAGCACTTGCAGACCTAGAGAAAAATACAGTAGACTTTAAGCCTAACTTCGACGATACGCTTGAGGAACCAGTTGTTCTTCCTTCTAAAATCCCTATGCTTCTATTAAATGGATCATCGGGTATTGCTGTAGGTATGGCTACCAACATGGCTCCCCATAACCTTTCCGAAATTGTAGATGCAACATGCGCCTATATCGATAATAACGATATAACCATTGAAGAGTTAATGGTATACATAAAAGCACCTGACTTTCCAACAGGAGGTATCATTTATGGTTATCAAGGGGTTAGAGATGCATTTGAAACAGGGAAAGGTAAGGTTGTAATTCGTTCAAAGACAGAAATCGAGGTAACGGAATCTGGTCGTGAAAAGATCATTGTTAGTGAAATCCCTTACATGGTCAATAAGGCTGAAATGATAAAAAAGATTGCAGACCTTATTAATGATAAAAAAATAGAAGGAATTTCGTACATCAATGATGAGTCGGATCGTAATGGAATGCGCGTTGTAATTATCCTAAAGAAGGATGCCGTTGCAAACGTGGTGCTTAACAACCTTTATAAGCATTCTCAATTACAATCTTCATTCCCAATAAACAACATTGCGCTAGTCGATGGTCGTCCACGAACGTTAAACCTCAAACAACTTATAAAATACTTCGTACGTCATCGTCACGAAGTAATTATACGTCGTACACAATTCGAACTAGAGCAAGCAGAGAAACGTGCTCATATCCTTGAAGGGTTGCTGAAAGCACTTGATCACCTTGACGAGGTTATCTCCATTATCCGCAACTCAAAAACGCCAGATGAAGCACAGAACACGCTTATCGAAAGGCTTGATTTAACCGAGATTCAGGCTCGAGCCATAATTGATATGCGCTTACGCAGCCTAACAGGTCTTGAGAGAGAAAAACTACAAAGCGAATACGACGAACTTCTTAAGCTTATTAACCATCTCCGTGCCATCCTTGCAGATCCAGCACTTCAAATGCAAGTTATAAAGGATGAACTTTTAGAAATTAAGGAAAAGTACGGCGATGGGCGAAGAACCACGATCGTTCATAATGCTGAGGAGTTTAACCCAGAAGACTTCTATGCTGATGAAGATGTGGTAATTACCATATCTCATTTAGGTTATATTAAACGTACCCCTCTAAGCGAATACAGAACACAGTCGAGAGGCGGAGTTGGCTCCAAGGGTAGTACAACTCGCGACGAAGATTTTATTGAGCATATTTACGTAACTAGTATGCACAATACCATGCTGTTCTTTACTGAAAATGGCAGGTGCTACTGGTTGAAAGTTTACGATATTCCAGAAGGTACAAAAGCATCAAAAGGAAGAGCAATTCAAAATGTGCTAAACATTGAGCCAAACGATAAGGTAAAAGCTTACATGAATGTAAAAAGGCTCACTGAAAAAGAGTACATCGAGAACAACTTCATTGTGCTGTGCACCAAAAAAGGAATTATTAAGAAAACGAAGCTCGAAGCATACTCTCGTCCTCGTACAAACGGAGTAAATGCAATAACCATTAAAGATGGCGATCAACTACTTGAGGCTTTACTAACAAGCGGAAGTAACGAGATCTTAATAGCCTCGAAAGAAGGGAAGGCGCTTCGTTTTAATGAAGATAAGATACGAGCAATAGGTCGTACAGGTGCCGGTGTTAAAGCAATTACAATGTCCGACACCGATGAAGTTGTTGGTATGGTTTGCGTTGATAATCAAGAGTTAGAAAACATTCTTGTTGTATCGGAGAATGGATATGGAAAGCGCTCATTGTTAGATGAATATCGGATTACAAACCGAGGAGGGAAGGGCGTTCGTACCATGAATATCACCGAAAAAACAGGCATGCTTATTGCAATAAAAAATGTTACCGATCAGAACGATTTGATGATCATCAATAAGTCTGGTCTAACAATTCGACTTGCAATTTCTGATATTCGCATTACTGGAAGGGCAACTCAGGGAGTAAAGCTCATAAACCTAAGAAGTAACGATTCAATAGCATCTGTAGCAAGCGTTCCTAAATCGGAAGACAAAGATGAGGAATTGCTGAAATCTACTGATGTGGCTGAAAACACGGAGATCAGTGAAGAACTAGAATAGTAAACACAAATTTAATACTTTGTTACCCATGAAAAAGTTCACATTTGCAATTGCATTTGCATTTGCATTTAATTTGGGCTTTGCTCAAAAGGATTATAATCCTGAAAATATTAAAGCAAAAGTCGAAAAGAGCAATTCTGAAATTGCTGATGCGAAGGCAGGCGCAAGCTATAAGACTTGGTTAAAGAGAGCCCAACTTTTTGGAGAAATCTCTGAAGCTCCACTAGCAGGCGCATATCCTGGAATGTCTGATAAGGAGGTTGAACTACTAATAGGCAAGCCATCTAGCACTTCGGATGTAGAGGTTAATGGAAGAACATTAACGAAAATGGAATTTGCTTATATCGACCTTTTCTTTGAAGGAGGAAAACTTCTTTACTGGAACATTAAGGATTCAGGAGTACAAAAGCCATTAGTAACAGGATTCGAAGCTATTGAGAAAGCAGTTAGCCTTGATCCAAAATCTGCAAAAAAGGCTAAAGATATTTACATTACTTACAAGAACTACTTCTTTAAGAATGGGAATAACGCATACAATGCTTCAAATAAAGCAGAAGCCGCTGAAAACTATGGATTTGCATACCAGTGTTCTGCAAACCAAGCCGTTAATGCACCTGACACAACTGCAGCATACTATGCCGCTTATGCATATCTCGAATCAGGCAACTTCAATCAAGCAATTAAGTTTGGCCAAGCATGCCTTGACAACAAGAGCTTCCAAAATGGAGAAGTTTACAAAATTCTTGGAGAAGCTTATAACGGAGCAAAAGAACCTACAAAGGCAAAAGAAGTGCTAATTAAGGGCCTTGAACTATATCCTGCCAATACTTCTATCATTTTTGCCATTATCAATCTTTATATAAGCCAAAATGAGGATCCTAAGAACATAGTTCCATACTTGGATAAGGCTATCAGCTTAGACCCAAAGAATCCATCTCTATATTTTGTAAAAGGCACCTTCTACGATAAGTTCAAAGAGACTGATAATGCAATAGCGGCTTATAACAAGGCTATTGAGGTGAATCCTAAATATTTCGAAGCTTGGAGCAACCTTGGGATTGTTTATTATAACGTTGGAGCAGAATATGTTGGTCAATCAAATAAAGTTGACATGAATAACCAGGCAGAATACGACAGACTGGTTAAACTTGCAGATGACCAATTCAGAATTGCTCTTGAAAAATTCAGCCAAGCCTACAGCATCAATCCAAAAGATAAGAGCACTGTAGAAGCAATGAAAAATATCTACTTCCGCTTTAGAAATGAAAATCCAGAGATGAAGAAGAAGTATGATGAGTTTAACGAATTACTTCAAGCTCTATAGTAGAAATAAATAAGGGGCATATAAGCCCCTTATTTTATACTTATCTTATTTATCATAATATACATTATAAGACAAATACATTGAGATATTATTTTTCACCAGAAATAGCCTTGGGTGTCCACAATTTTATAAAGCGCATCAGCTTTTCCTTGCTGTAGGATTTCCCATCTTCGAGATATCCTGAGTCCTGAATATGAATAACCTTACCATCAGCATTAAGCACTACAAATACAGGAAAACCAAAACGGGTTGGATTCTGTAGTTGCTCTATTGCCTCTTCGTTTTTATTTTCTTTGCTGTAGTTCACAAGAACAAAAACATAGTTGCTTTTAAGTGCTTGGCTTATTTCAGGATCAGCATCCATGAACTTATGCACCCTAATACACCAAGGACACCAATTTCCTCCAATCTGAATCATTACATTTTTACCTTCAGCCTTAGATTTCTTTACAGCTAGATCAATGTCGTTTTTTGCGTTAAGCGCTGGATTATAAATCTTTTCAGGGCTCTTACTTTCCTGCGCAGAAAGATTTTGGACGCACAATGCTATGAAAATCAGAAAAAATACCTTTTTCATATATTCCTAAAATTTGGTTCGCTCAAAGATGCGAATGGATATAGAAAATTCTATCAAACTTTGAAATTTTTTTTTCTGTTTTGGTATTGATTCAATATTATTTTTTGATGTATTATTGCAGTTGAATTCAAGGACAACAGATCATTGTATGGAAAGAAAGACTGCTAATAAAAAAAGAGTGGTAACTAGCTACAAGAATTTATCGCCAGAAATTCTTGAGGAAGTTAAGAAGAAGTACCCCAATGGCTGGGGAGATTATGTAATTAAGGTTGAAAAGCCAACGGGTGACTTTTTTTATGCGATAACACTGGATACGCCAGAAACAAGCTACCTTATAAAGGTTGACGTTAAGATAGATAATCGCATAAAGGGTGAAGATGAAGATAAGGACATTTTCGGAAGTGAAGATTCAGATTCAGACTCCGATGAATTCCCTGATTCTGCCGATGATTCATACGATGAAAATGATGATTAAATAAAAAGAGCGAGAATTTCTCGCTCTTTTTATTTAACATAAACAATCTTCTCTTCTTTGGGCCTAACTTCCCCCACAATCCAGCCTTCTAAGCTGCTGCTTTTAAACTTTTCAATGGCCTGTTCTGCAAAATCACCATCCACACCAAAGAGCAATCCACCTGATGTTTGCGCATCGAAAATAAGCATCTTTTCCTCATACGAGAGGTTGTCTGCAAATTCGATATTATCACCCAAGAATTCCCTATTTCTAAAGGATGCTCCAGGAATGCAGCCCATTTCGTAAATCTGCTTTACTCCGCTAAAATAGGGTAGCCGATTTTGGTAGATTTCGATACTTACATTACTTGCCTTTGCCATCCTAAACGTATGCCCCCCTAATCCAAATCCTGTAATATCGGTTCCTCCAGTGGGATTGAATTGCATCAAAACATCCATCGAACGTGCATTTAAGGTAGACATCGATACCAATATCTCATCCACTTGCTCTTTAGATGCCAAACCTACTCTTTGCGCAGCCTGAATGGCACCCGTTCCGAGTGGCTTTGTGAGGATCAGCTTTTGCCCAGCCTTTAGCCCAGAATTCGTAATTATTTTTTTCGGATTTACACGGCCAACTACGGCCATGCCATACTTAGGAACAGCATCATCAATGGTATGACCTCCAAGGATTGCTACGCTTGCTTCTAGAGCGATTTCGTTCCCTCCCCGAATAATTTCAGACAATCCTTCGACTGGTAGCGAAGATGGGTACATGTTTATGTTAAGCGCCATAAAGGGAGTTCCTCCCATAGCATAAACATCGCTTAGAGAATTTGCGGCAGCTATCCTTCCAAAGGTAAACGGATCGGAACAAATTGGAGGAAAAAAGTCCGTTGTAAATATTAGAGCTAGGTCGTCCGACACTTTATAGACACCAGCATCATCATGCAGCGAATTGTCTACTATTATATTAGGATCCTTAAACATGGGGAAACTAGCAAGCAACTTATCCAACTCTTTAGCCGATAGTTTTGCCGAACATCCTCCATACTCAAAAGTTGTTAGAAGATCTATCATTTTATCTACTGTTCAATTAGCTGAAATAAAATTTCTTTTTCACGTAGTAAATCACATCCCTTATTTGAGTCTTCAATACTCATTTGAATACACATTCCACACTCACTCGAAATGTTTGTAGGGACAGGTCGAATTACAACGCTTACCCCTGCAGCAACCAGCAACTTTTCTGCTTCTATAACAGCTCTAACGTTTTTAAAAAGAAGTATTGGCATGCTAGCAGATTTCCTCCAATATGCTACAGAGGTTTTCAAAATCCTCTGGGGTGTGAAATGGAGATACCGAAAATCTTACAGATCCAGCTGGAAAAGTGCCCAATGCTTTATGTGCAAATGGGGCACAATGTAAACCACTTCGAACCTGAATATTGTAAGTACTATCTAAGATATATGCAAAATCGTCGTTGCTCTTAACCTTATGCTCTAATGAAAAAAGTTCAGACTGATTTTCAAAATCTTGAGCACAATAAACCTCGTAATTACTTAGCAGCTTAATTCTATTTAGAAGAAGCCTAAAATCATCCTTTGAATGTGCAGGAATAACATTAGCGCTTAATGCTCCGTAAAGCCCGAAAATGCCCAAAGAGTTTGGGGTTCCAGCTTCAAATTTATCCGGATTGCAGGACGGCATAAATTCAGACTCAGAGTTGCTACCTGTTCCTCCATGCTTGTAAGGGCTAAGAGTTGAAGGATCACATGCAAAAAACGCTCCTACTCCTGTTGGTCCTAAAAGTCCTTTATGAGCCGTAAAAAAGAGGTAATCTACACCCCAGTTATCAGCTTTAATGCAAACTTTACCTGCCGATTGAGAGGCGTCCAAAAGAAGAGGAATATCCCCAATGGCTTTCTTTACTTTGTTGATATCCTGAATGATTCCATTTACATTGCTGACATGGTTAACAATAACCATATCAACAGAAAAATCAACCATGGATTTCAGTCCATCAACATCTATTAAGCCATCGTTAAAATGGGGTATAATGTCATATTCAAGACCAATAGCCTCCTTTAAGTAGTGCAGCGGGCGCGTAACCGCATTATGGCTCATAGAATCAACCAAAACACGCTTATGCTTAAATTGGAACCCTTTTAAAATTGTATTTGCCCCTTCGGTTGCTGAACTGCAAAACACCAGATTTTCAGGTTTGCCGATTCCCATCATAGATGAGAGTAAATCGCGGGTATTCTCTACTACTTGAGCAACTTCAAAGCTTTTATGATGCCCCGACCTCCCATAAGTTCCTCCTGTGCTAAGGTACCTGGTAATCCATTCGCCAACTTCTTTCGGCTTTGGGAAACTCGTAGATGAATTGTCGAAGTATCCATTCATTGCTATGGCTTTACTATTTTTAATGAAGAGCTTAGCCTGTTAAGAATGTAGTACATGTTCGATATTTCGCCTACTGCAAGCGTTTCTTTTATGCCATAAAAATCGACACAGGTGCCGCAAAGGGTAACCTTAACGCCTTTACCGTTCAGCTTCTTAAGGTATTCGCAGAATGCTGAATCACTTGAAGCCAACTTAACACCTCCGTTGTAGCAGATAAGCTCAACCGGCAATGAATCGTTCTCGGAAAGTGCGGTAAGAAATCCTTTTAAAAGAATAGTTCCCAGCTCGCTACTCCCCTGCCCCATTTCCGTTCCATCAAGAACTACAATATAACCTTGGTCGCTTGAGGTTGAACAGTATGGCTCGGGCTCTTTGAGTGGCGTAATGGTTGATTTGCTTCCTGTTGTTATCGTGCTCAGCGTACCATTCTTAACCACCGAAAATTCAACACCATTATCGGTAAGGTAGGATTCAAGGTTAGAGCAAGATATTTCGTTGTCAATCGTAATTACAAGAACTTCGTTAGGATGCTCAACCAAAGCCTTTTTTGTGCTTATCAGGGGAAGCGGACACTTTTGTCCTATACAGTTTACTTCAACCATTTTTATTTGCAAAGATAGCAGAAAAGCCCTATTGTTACTCCCCTTTAATGCTAGGCTAAAGGTTCTGAAGCGAATCGAGCTGATTGGTAAACGACCACAACTTTACATTTGGCCAGGTTTGAACCTTGCTGATGGAACGATGCACCACAGCATCAATAATGTGCGGAAGCTTGTTGCCCGCCCTAGTGCTTGTATTCGAAAGGAAGACCCACGAGAGGCCATTCTTTTCCTTTACAACCATTGCGGATGTTCCAGAGAGCGAACCGCTTCTCCAGTATCGTCCGTTATTATCGGAACCAATCCATCCCAAGGGCTGCACGTAGGTTTGGCGCGTAGTCATCTCGCTAATCAGATCTTTGGGGATGATGTTATGCTTTTCGTAGCCGGCAACACCTATAAGCAGCTTGGCAATATCGACAGATGAGGCAACCCAACCGCCTGCAGGACCAAGCATTCTAAGGTCGTTTCCACCAGCATTACGGGGCACCATTTGACCCGAACCATCCCATGCTGGAACGATGCCATTTCCTCTTAGATCGTAGTACGACACCTCGTTGGGATGCTTATCTTCGGGATAGTTATTCGATAAAAAGGCCGTGCTGATGCCTAGGGGCATAAATACCTTTCTTTTTATGTAGGTTTCATAGTCCATTTTGGAAACCTTCCTGATTACTTCACCGAGCAGAACGTATCCAAAATTAGAGTAGGAACTCCTTAATCCCGGCTCAAAATCGAGGTTATTCCGAAATACGTAGCTTACAATATCGGGAAAGGATAGCGGCAGTGGTTTTGAAATTGTTCTAGACACTAGTTCCTTACAAAACATTGGATCGGGTCTTCGACCGCTCCATCCGCCGCTATGGTTGAGCAGCATCTTTACGGTGATCTTTTCGTAACGAGGATCTCTATAGGAAGAGTACACCGGATCGTTAAGGATGCCTTCGGGGCCAAAGACCTTCTGGTCGAGGGAGAGAACCCCAGCCTTAACCAGCTGCATGATGCCGGTTGCGGTAATGAGCTTGGATACAGAGGCAATTCGAAAAAGGTGGTAGGGCTCTACCGGCTCCTTGCTCGAAACATTTGCATAGCCATATCCTTTTGCATAAACTATTGCTCCATCCTTAACCACAGCCAACGAAGCACCTTTAATCTTCGATTTGGTTATAAAAGTCTTGATATTTTTATCTACAGCAGCAACCTCAGCCAACGCTGCCGCTTCTGCAGTAGCGGATTCGCCTGCTGCCGAAGACCCTTTTACAGGTGTTGTAGCCTTTGCAATTGTACTTTCTGAACCAGCTAGAAAAAATACCCCAACAGCAATACAGTATAAAACCAGTCTTCCCCTCTTCATGACAATCCCTCTCAATAAGCCGTCGCAAAATATAAAACGAAACTTACAAACCGAATTTTATTTAAGCAAAAACCGTTTTTTTAACAAAATGCCTCCTTTCGCCCACCATTCAGGGTGATCAAGCAGCAGAACAGGACGGGTGTTCCTTACCTTTTACCGAACTGGCGGCACCAGAACAGCGTCTAGTGATGGTACCAGTCAAAAAGATATCAGCTTCGAAGAAATATGACTAGGATTTGAAGTGAAAAATCTCAGGCGGGTTGCCCTAAAGCTCGGACTAGTAGCAGTAGAGCTGAGGCTGGTTGCTCTAGAGTTCGGACTGGAAGCGTTAGAACTCAGGTTGGAAGCAATAGAGTTCGGACTGGAAGCAATAGTACTCAGTCTGGAAGCGTTAGAGCTCAGACTGGTAGCTCTAGAACTCGGACTGGTTGCTCTAGCACTCATTCTGGTTGATCTAGAACTCAGACTGGAAGCAATAGTACTCAGACTGGAAGCCCTAGAGCTGAGACTGGAAGCAATAGTACTCAGTCTGGTTGCTCTAGAGCTCGGACTGGACGCATTAGCACTCAGTCTGGTTGCTCTAGAGCTGAGTCTGGAAGCCCTAGAGCTCAGGCTGGATACGGCAGCACACAAAATAGCGCCTGCCGCTCGCAGCATCAATAGCCTATTTTAGCGCCGTGGCCAGAACATCAACAAACCGGTCGATATCTTCGGTAGTTGTATCCCAAGAGGTCATCCAGCGCGCCTCGTTTTTCTCCTCATCCCACAGGTAGAAGAACGACTCCTCTAAAAGGGTCTCCCTTATATCCTTGGGAAATACGGCGAAGACGGCGTTGGCATCAACGGGTTGGGTGATGGTAACCTGACGGAATGCGGTAAGCCGCTGCTTCAGGTAGGCGGCCATCTGGTTGGCGTGGGCGGCTGTGCCGATGCAGTGGTTGTTGGTAAGGTAGGCGATGAACTGCGCGCTGATGAACCGCATCTTGGAGGCGAGCTGCATCGACTGCTTGCGCAGGTACTTAAAATCGTTGGCCAAATCGGTATTGTTGAAGATAACTGCCTCGCCAAGCATCATCCCGTTCTTGGTTCCGCCAAACGAGATGACATCAACCCCTAGGTCGGTTGTAAAATCACGGAATGGCAGCTGTAGAGCAGCGGCAGCATTCGAAAGTCGTGCACCATCAACATGAAGGAACATACCGTTGCTGTGGGCAAAATCGGCAATCGCCTTAATCTCCTTAACGGAATAAACGGTACCCAATTCGGTTGTCTGCGAGATGCTTACCAGCCTAGGCTGCACGTTGTGCTCGAAGCCTACGTTTTGCAGGTACCTCTTTGCCTTATCAACATCGAGCTTACCATCGGACGTAGGGACGGTTAGCAGCTTAAATCCGCCGAAATGCTCGGGAGCGCCGCACTCGTCGGTGTTGATGTGGGCGAGATCGGTACAGAGCACCGCCTCGTAGGAACGAAGAGCCGACGAGATGCTTAGCACGTTGGCGGCGGTTCCTAGGAAGACAAAGAAAACTTCCACGTGGTCGCCAAAGTGTTGCTTAAACAGCAGCTCGGCCTTATGCGTGTACTCGTCGTGGCCATACGAGGATACATGCCCGTGGTTGGCGCTGGCTATCGCCTCCAGGATAATTGGGTGGATTCCGGAATAGTTATCGCTTGCTAGTGACTTCTTCATGGTTGTAAAATAAAAAAAACGGATACGCTAAGATAGCCATCCGTTTTCTGTTTTTTCTATGATGATTCCTTTTTCTCGATCGGAATTAAAACTCCGAGGTGAAGTGGAACTTGATGTCGGTAAACTTCTCCTGCGCGAGCTGCAGCGAGTAGGGCGAGTCGGCCAGGAACACGTTTCTGCCGTGCTTGTCGAGCGCCACGTGCGTGTACTTGCGGCGCATGAAGTCGTCGAGCTGCTCCTTGTTGTCGCTCTCAATCCAGCACGCCTTGTACAGCGATATGGGCTCGTAGCGGCACTTGGCGGTGTACTCGTGCTCCAGACGGTACTGGATTACGTCGAACTGTAGCGCGCCCACGCAGCCGATAATCTTACGGCCATTCATTTTTAGGGTGAAGAGCTGGGCAACCCCCTCGTCCATGAGCTGGTCTACACCCTTTGCCAGCTGCTTAAACTTAAGCGGATCGGCATTTTCGATGTACTGGAAGAGCTCTGGCGAGAAGCTGGGGATTCCTTTAAAGTTGATTTTCTCGCCTTCGGTAAAGGTATCGCCAATTTTAAAGTTACCCGTATCGTGCAAGCCAACAATATCTCCAGGGTAGGCAAAATCTACCACCTCCTTCTTAGATGCCATAAAGGCATTAGGGCTGGAGAATCGTAACGAT
This sequence is a window from Acetobacteroides hydrogenigenes. Protein-coding genes within it:
- a CDS encoding DUF3343 domain-containing protein — encoded protein: MPILLFKNVRAVIEAEKLLVAAGVSVVIRPVPTNISSECGMCIQMSIEDSNKGCDLLREKEILFQLIEQ
- the selD gene encoding selenide, water dikinase SelD, producing MIDLLTTFEYGGCSAKLSAKELDKLLASFPMFKDPNIIVDNSLHDDAGVYKVSDDLALIFTTDFFPPICSDPFTFGRIAAANSLSDVYAMGGTPFMALNINMYPSSLPVEGLSEIIRGGNEIALEASVAILGGHTIDDAVPKYGMAVVGRVNPKKIITNSGLKAGQKLILTKPLGTGAIQAAQRVGLASKEQVDEILVSMSTLNARSMDVLMQFNPTGGTDITGFGLGGHTFRMAKASNVSIEIYQNRLPYFSGVKQIYEMGCIPGASFRNREFLGDNIEFADNLSYEEKMLIFDAQTSGGLLFGVDGDFAEQAIEKFKSSSLEGWIVGEVRPKEEKIVYVK
- a CDS encoding threonine aldolase family protein; amino-acid sequence: MKKSLASDNYSGIHPIILEAIASANHGHVSSYGHDEYTHKAELLFKQHFGDHVEVFFVFLGTAANVLSISSALRSYEAVLCTDLAHINTDECGAPEHFGGFKLLTVPTSDGKLDVDKAKRYLQNVGFEHNVQPRLVSISQTTELGTVYSVKEIKAIADFAHSNGMFLHVDGARLSNAAAALQLPFRDFTTDLGVDVISFGGTKNGMMLGEAVIFNNTDLANDFKYLRKQSMQLASKMRFISAQFIAYLTNNHCIGTAAHANQMAAYLKQRLTAFRQVTITQPVDANAVFAVFPKDIRETLLEESFFYLWDEEKNEARWMTSWDTTTEDIDRFVDVLATALK
- a CDS encoding aminotransferase class V-fold PLP-dependent enzyme, whose protein sequence is MNGYFDNSSTSFPKPKEVGEWITRYLSTGGTYGRSGHHKSFEVAQVVENTRDLLSSMMGIGKPENLVFCSSATEGANTILKGFQFKHKRVLVDSMSHNAVTRPLHYLKEAIGLEYDIIPHFNDGLIDVDGLKSMVDFSVDMVIVNHVSNVNGIIQDINKVKKAIGDIPLLLDASQSAGKVCIKADNWGVDYLFFTAHKGLLGPTGVGAFFACDPSTLSPYKHGGTGSNSESEFMPSCNPDKFEAGTPNSLGIFGLYGALSANVIPAHSKDDFRLLLNRIKLLSNYEVYCAQDFENQSELFSLEHKVKSNDDFAYILDSTYNIQVRSGLHCAPFAHKALGTFPAGSVRFSVSPFHTPEDFENLCSILEEIC
- the yedF gene encoding sulfurtransferase-like selenium metabolism protein YedF, yielding MVEVNCIGQKCPLPLISTKKALVEHPNEVLVITIDNEISCSNLESYLTDNGVEFSVVKNGTLSTITTGSKSTITPLKEPEPYCSTSSDQGYIVVLDGTEMGQGSSELGTILLKGFLTALSENDSLPVELICYNGGVKLASSDSAFCEYLKKLNGKGVKVTLCGTCVDFYGIKETLAVGEISNMYYILNRLSSSLKIVKP
- a CDS encoding serine hydrolase domain-containing protein, producing the protein MKRGRLVLYCIAVGVFFLAGSESTIAKATTPVKGSSAAGESATAEAAALAEVAAVDKNIKTFITKSKIKGASLAVVKDGAIVYAKGYGYANVSSKEPVEPYHLFRIASVSKLITATGIMQLVKAGVLSLDQKVFGPEGILNDPVYSSYRDPRYEKITVKMLLNHSGGWSGRRPDPMFCKELVSRTISKPLPLSFPDIVSYVFRNNLDFEPGLRSSYSNFGYVLLGEVIRKVSKMDYETYIKRKVFMPLGISTAFLSNNYPEDKHPNEVSYYDLRGNGIVPAWDGSGQMVPRNAGGNDLRMLGPAGGWVASSVDIAKLLIGVAGYEKHNIIPKDLISEMTTRQTYVQPLGWIGSDNNGRYWRSGSLSGTSAMVVKEKNGLSWVFLSNTSTRAGNKLPHIIDAVVHRSISKVQTWPNVKLWSFTNQLDSLQNL